Part of the Coregonus clupeaformis isolate EN_2021a chromosome 8, ASM2061545v1, whole genome shotgun sequence genome, tcacattccagtgttcgaacttgttaaacaaggctgcatgggatttctgttaatgAGAACTCCAGtgtagccaatggcaatgtctgcTTTAGGTATAATACCaggagccacttgtggatttgacagctctaacacagttccacctctgacacgtcaaaacaaccgctatgcggatgtcggctaaagcggatctgagTGTGATCAGATCTTTCTGACCACCTTCGGAAGTAGTCAGGGACGATGAGACTGGTTGAATGAATGCTCAGGGGGCAGAGCTTAGAATGACAGGTCAGTGGTTGGAGATTACAGGTGAGAGTCAAATAAAAGAAACCAGATGTGGACCAGAAGGTCCCAGGTTTTAATCTTGCAGATGCCCGCTCTCAAAAAAGttatttatagcaatggttacaCCTCGCATTAACATGTGTTTTTTTGTGATCCGATCAAGATAATCCAATCACTATCAGggacaatcagaatgtggacaagatcaggataCATTGTTTGCATTCGGTATAAAGGGGCTAGAGAGATCATCACACCAGCAATAGTATTTATAGAAAGTAAAAATTATGTAGACCTTAAAACATATCTCCCCCACATCCTGGCAAATGTCCCCttatcccatctctctcttccgctcacatcacaacttcctccaaacacacactcatacaggcctgaaattacatttacattttagtcatttaggagacgctcttatccagagcgatttacagttagtgagtgcatatattttcatattggtcccccttgggaaacgaacccacaaccctggcgttgcaagcgccatgctctaccaactgagctacaggggactattacACACGTCTCACATACTCAAATGAGTTTGCGTACAGGGGCAGAGGGGATCTCCCATGGTGCACTGTAATGGAACCTCCAGGTGGTGCCTGATTGGTCCATAGCATGACGTCTCCCTCAGATGGTTTCTGGTTTTCGTTTCTCTGTGGGGGTTGCTGTGatgattttaacatatttttCGGAGTTTTTGCTCCTCAGATGTAGGGAGACTGAGGAGATTACACAGACATCAGTATAATTTGAATGCAGGTTGAAATAAAAGAAAATGGAATCCACATATTGTTTTGTGAACTGTTTATTCCTCCTGTTTGTCTGTAATAggaggctacgtcccaaatggcaccctattccctacatagtgtactgcttttgaccagagctgaaTGGGAATACGTTACCATTTAGGACACTACCAAAGACTTGCATACCACACCACTCACACAACACACTTCCAGAGCAGGAAGAGGACTATGGCGCCGTACAAATATTCCTAAAATGTACTCCATAAATCCCTTCCATAAAGTATAATCACTGACCTGACATAACATGGTAGGTGAAAGCTATGCAGTGGAACCATGACACCTATCCAATCATGATATGTAGATTAAGTATTCACTCAGGGCCATAGACCTTGACTATAATGGGTTAAATAGAGAAGTAGAGTATCTACTTAAATGTACAGTATTCTTTGATACATATAGATCTATAAACAGTGATCCATAGGTAGGGGAAAACATTTATGTTACCATGGCAATTAAGGCTCttacctctaaaccctgaccTACATCATGTGCACATTCTCATTGGCCACTACATGAACCAATGACACTGGCCCAAAGCAGATGCATAACAACTGTACAAATGCACCTCCATATATTAATGCCTAATAAGCTAATCCATTACAACACTCTGGGGTGAAGTTTGCCAtcggtacagatctaggatcagcttcccctgccccaatcctaacctttacCATTGGTGGAGGAAATGTTAAATTTACCCAGGATCAGCGTCTacgggcaacttcaccctactccacATGACAACATCTGAGGCAACAGAGGTCAAAAGGTGAAATGTGTGCCTTGAAGGCTGATTGAAGCCGTTACATGTTGGCAGCAGCCCATATGAATATACACAGATCCATATAGAAATCTATATATGACAATAGCAGGAATATAAAGGCTTTGAACTAAATCACCATTCTGGTAAGAGCCTTGGTTTCCGTCGATGAGCTACTAGTTCTTAGAATATCCACATAGTTCTTCATCTTCTGTCATTCTGTTTATTTAGTACTTCCAGTACTGGGACAAAATAGTTAGAAATCTTACAACTTGCATGAGCCTGCCTAGAGTGTCATGTGGGctgggtttgcacttttgggaatattccattggttccatccAGGCAAGGCACCATACAAGCAATCTTATAAATACTATTTGAAGCCAGGTCGGGGcttgtattcacaaagtgtctcacagtaggagtgctgatctaggatcagttatcCCTGCTTATTCATTATGCTTTAGGAGATAAAACTGAACCTAGATCATGGGGGCATTCATTACGTCCTTTAACGGAAACCatttaccgtttaagaaccaaacggaagcaaacagagcaaatggaacgaaacagggagggacctacctgaattcgTCCAATAGAAACGATagtttccattgcaaaacgttttccgtTCGGAGTAAACAGTTTCtgtttgcaaaacgttttgcaacagatgaaatgttttgcaacagaatcgccATAATGAATACActccagcactcctactctgagatgctttattgACCACGGGCCCTGATTCTATCTGTCAGTTCTTAATTAACATACTCCAGAAAACAGCGCTCTTTCACTCAGCTGCTGTGTGATCTTCTCCTCTGACTTCACTTCATCATTCTTCTGATTGACATCTGCAAACCTAACAGCCTTCTCCTGTCTGGCCAATGGGACTTTGCCATTCTCCTGCTCTACTTCCTGGTTGAGGTCTGTGGCCCCATCCTCTGTACCCTGGGGGAAGTCTTCTTGATATTctgtctcacactctctctcctcctcttccgtGTTCCTCttctgtccatccatccctctctccatcactggggacgtgttctttctctcctctttcagCATTTCTCCGGCAGAGTTTTTCTTCGCCTTGTTCAGACCCCTGAGGTTCAACTTCTGAAAGAGAGACATTTTAAAGatatctttttttctttctttctttaaactctctctctctcttcagacaCCTGACAAAAACACTACAAAGTCTATCTCGGTGATGCCTCTCTCTTGGAAAGTTAACTGCAAATAATTGACCAAATCTCTGTTTGACTGTAATGTACTAAGAAATGGCTATTATTAGACCATAGAACTGTCCCTCTGAGCATTAACAGAACCAGAGTAGGTCTATCTCAGCTGGGTTATCTACCGCTATATTTAGAAGTATGACTTTTTAATGACACCAACTGTGACACAGCATTGTGTAggttacgagagagagagagagagagagagagagagagagagagagagagagagagagagagagagagagagagaaaagggtaaccagtgaagaacaaacaccattgtaaatacaacccatatttatgatgatttattttcccttttgtacttaaatatttggaacttttgtgagtgtaatgtttactgttaattttttattgtttatttcacttttgtttattatctatttcacttgctttggcaatgtaaacatatgtttcccatgccaataaagccctttgagttgaattgagagaggaagagagagagagagagagagcgcgagagggagggagagagggagagagagagagagagcgtgagagggagagagagagagagagagtgagagggagagagagcgagagatggagagagagggagtgggagagcaagagagagcgagagagagagcgagagagagagcgagagagcgagagggagagagagcgagagagcgagagagggagagggagagagggagagagggagagagggagcgagagggagagagagtgagagagcgagagagggagagagggagagagggagagagagagagggagagcgagagagagagagagagggagtgggagagcgagagggagtgggagagcgagagggagaattAGAGTAAAAAATATGGTGAGGAACCTTGAAGTCTTTCCTTTTGCGTTGCAGGGCAGGTCTCTGGAGGAAGAGGATCTGCTTTGTGGACAAGCTGCCATCACTGAGGAGAGAACAATGCTATTAATACTATGTGAATCACATCAGTACTTGCCACACATCTTGTAACTTGATATTAGAACTGTCTCTGTCTTATTCTGGGTCTTTTACTTTTACTGGATCTTGTGATGTGACAAAATGTGAAAGGTAATTGTGTTCCAAATGATGTGCAGTGTTCCAATGTTTGGTATGGTTtacagcagggatgggcaactttgataggGGTGGGGGCAACCAAAAGTCGGTAACGCATCATGACGGGCCGCAGTTGTTCATtttgtgcaattctacacattttgccatggggtgtagagaagATTTTGTACTTTTataactcatttcatgcaattctactaatttgccatggggcagagagggaaattagctgttttacagcaaatttcctgcaattccacCCATTTTCCCatagggtggaggcaaatgtttgcagtttctaatatgatatctgagtgggACTAACTAACAAAGTCAATGGAGGTCCCCCGGACAGTAATTCAACCAGgataacaagtttagatagctggccgctaaacTAACTTTCGCaataaaaaatgttagctgacatgggctaattgactgactatcagtgactgacataacaagagaaaaacaagagaaaaactgctgatgcaccaccaaatttcgaacttgcacctattctactattctaactcgcaacacgaagttgagacccagactgagttcctaaaataaaaaaaataaaaaataaaatatataaaatatttataaTTCTTTGGGGGTTGGAAATTGATCCGAGGGCCTTCAAAAAGGGGGCGgacgccagttgcccatccctggtttacAGAAATACTGTAAGTATTAGCCAATACTAGGCTGGTATAGTGCCTACTACCTAGTGTTCCTTCCTGGTTTGGACAGTACCTGTTGGTCTTAACGATGGGAGTAGGCAGAACACACATCAGCCTCCAGCCATAGGGAGCCAGAGACTGGAGCAAGGGGATGTAGTCAGTCTTTACCACTACACCCTGGAGAGGACAAAAACAGTGTTACACACACGTcgacaatggacacacacacacacacacacacacacacacacacacacactaacatcaacAATGGTCCACTGCTCCACCACAATGGCGTCGTATGAAATGGGTGGAGTTTCTTCTGAGGAGCTCTGAAAGATGAACACACTGTCCACGGAGGAGACCCCGCtgtctgaaagagagagagagagacagagagtgagacagagagagagtgagacagagagagagagagagagagagagagagagagagagagagagagagagagagagagagagagagacagagagagtgagagacagcgacaaagagagagtgaaagagagagacagggagagagacagatagagaaagagagagtgagacagagagagagagacagagagacagatgcagagacagagagagacagagagtgggagacagagagagagagtgaaagacagagagaaagagagtgagacagagagaaagagagagagagtgaaagacagagacagagacagggagagaaagagagagacagagacagagagagagtgagagacagagagagagagtgaaagacagagagacagaaagagtgagacagagagagacagagacagagagagagtgacagacagagacagagacagagacagagagagagacagagagagagagtgaaagacagagagacagaaagtgtgagagagagagacagagacagagagagagtgagagacagagagagagaatgaaagacagagagacagaaagagtgagagagagagagacagagacagacagggagagaaagagagagagacggagacagagagagaagcgcAACTTCTTCTGTTACAGTTGAATCTCCTCCACAGATTTGGAAGAGATAGAGAGTTGATCCGATCTTGGCTTTGCATGTCCTTCCATGCATCATGCGTGAAGGAACATGGATAAGGCTGAGCCTACACACTTTCCAAGTAGGCCTTTAACATTTTCCCCTAAGTTCAAAAAGTTTTCAGTATAATGCCATGGTAAACACTATAACCTGATGACGTGACAATTATCCTTGCAGGATGGAAACGTTGTTTGTTTGTGAATAAAGGTACGTGGTGAAGCTTATGAGTGTGCAGGCTCTATTTCTTTAAACACTACAACACTAGCCttgtcccagatcagtttgtgctcttgccaactccagtGCTCATTGACAAGCCAAACAGTCTGGCCTCTCAGCAATCTTCAAATATGAACATGCTGCCATTAATGAGCTCGAGGAGAACAGAGTGTTTGGCACGCCAacgagtgacaaggagttggcatgacagcacaaacagactgaCACTCAGGCTACTATAGCACATCACCATTGTGCCAAACATACCATTGTCGTCTCCAAGGTGAAAGAAACCGTCGATGAGGCGAGCTCCACTGGTGAAATGCTGGGTCATGTGATCTAGCCAGTGGGCATCGACCTCTGTCACTAACCCTGCCTCTCTCTGCAGCCCCAGCGGAACCCTGAGGGAGTAGAACCTCAGAGAGCTGGACAGCTCCCCCGTGTGGTTGTAGAGGGCAAACAGCTGCACCcctacgcacgcacacacacacacacacacacacacacacacacaacacacacacagaaagagaggcaCAAATAATATGTTTTTAAAAATTTTGCCAGGAAATACACAAGACTGAAATGAATCAACATTGCAATATTCAGTACAAACTCCAACTCATGGCAATGCCACATCAGCCGCCTGTCAATAATGTGGTCGAAACAGTAATAGATTCCACACTCACTGCTCTGTGCTGGTGGAGACCCCACAGCCCTCTTATCTCTGTCTGGACTCTTGACCCGGATgtgattgttgttgttgtgggtcGGGACTCTGCTGCTCCTCTGATGCTCATCCAGGTCACCGTCCGTACCCCCGTTTCCACGGTTGCACCCCCTCTCAGCCCCGGACTCCGACCCGCGGTCGGCGTTGTCTAGTTCTGGTGACCGGACCAGGTCGTCTGTGCTGTAGAACTGTTCCGGTATCCATCTCTGGTTCTGTGTCTGAGGGATTGGACTCTTTATGTCTCCCTGGCACTGTCTGTCTGCGTCTGGACCACCAAGTCCATGTGTTAACTCTGCCGGGCTGAAGTTTGGTAGTAGAGTCCTGATGAAGTCTGCTTGGCTTTCATTCTGTTGTCTCTCTATACATGTGGTCTCTATTGGGTTGCAGGACTGTAGTTGATCCTGGTCGCCACGGAGTTCAGTTGGGACGTGGTTGTGATTCTGTTGGTCACAGGCTGGATCTATTGGGCTGGGACTCTGCAGTCTCTCTGGTGGTTCTGCTGGTTCTATTGGACAGTGGTTTGGTTGGTCCTCTATTGAGGGTATTCTGACTGGACTGTGGATGTGTTCTCTGTCTGTTGACTCAACTGAAGTAGAGACCTGTGTGTTTTCTACCAGTTCTGTTGAGCTCAAGTCCAGCTCCACCTGACTGGTATCTGTAGGGTTCTGTTCAATTGTTCTGAGTTCTACCGACTTGTATTCTGGTGTTTTCAGTTCTGTGTTCCGGTCGTGTTCTGGTTCTAGGAGGTTCTGGTGGGGTTCCGTAGAGTCTGTAGGGCTGAGTTCTGTTATAGTGGGTTCTGAGCAGCGGGCTGTGGTACTGGCAGGGTGTCTGTGTATGGGGGAGGGGCTGGAGTGCAGGGAGGACAGGTCTTCAGGGTCCATGTGCCCCAGGAAACAGGGTCCCCCACCAGGCTGCTGCAGGAAGCCCACAAACAGCACACCCTGCTCCGCCGCATCCTggatctggacacacacacacacacacacacagtaggcaggtttccattgacccaggtttattagACAAAAGCAATGTCGCAAAAGAAATCATTGCAACGTGTGTAATGGAAACTATGGATATAGGACATCAATTTTATCAGTTCGACGGGTGGATTTTAATTTTGTCTATATATTTATTTCAACAAATAATGATCCATACAAGCCATTCAGCTTCATGCAGCGATCTGTCGTTAGGCACGTCAACACACAGGATTGATGGGCGGCTACAGAAATAGAAACGGCCCGGTGCTATATCTATAATTATAAACTAGGTGGTTtgaaccctgaatgctgattctcttaaagccgtggtatatcagaccgtataccatgcgTATGACAAAACAAttactttttactgttctaattacgttggtaacaaagtttataatagcaattaggcacctcaggggtttgtggtatatggccaatataccacggctaagggctgtgtccaggcactctgggctgtgtccaggcacgaCTTTGTGTCGTGCGTAAGAacaacccttagccgtggtacattggtcatataccacacctcctctggccttattgatTAATTCTATGTATTATAATAGTAGGTTCTCCTATGAGCTACAAATCTGGCCAGTGGGGCCTTTGGCTGCCATTGTCAGTCAGCTCTGGTGTACTGTTCTGTGGATGACATGCTTGGTATATTGattcacacacacagcctcattTATACACTCACCAACACAAAGGCAAATTTACACACTACAGACATTCTGCAAAACATTATTCAAATTAACAGCCAACCTAATCATCCCTAAAGATCAAATATTCTAATGACAAAGGAACCTAATTatccactgtgtgtgtctgtttgtcattagtgtgtgtgtgtctgtttgtcattagtgtgtgtgtgtctgtttgacattagtgtgtgtgtgtgtgtgtctttctcctcttcctcacAGAGCTCCTCTGGTTAATTGTCAGTTGATATTAACCCTGACAGTTTGAGAGGGGCTTGTCAGAGAGAACACAGAATGCTAACTACCACACAACAATAATGAGACCTCTTTCCTCATTATCATCCCTCCACCAATCACAATCAACACAATgacaatcaacacacacacacacacacatcctgtggGGAGAGACACTGAACAGATACTGTCCACCACTTGAGTCTGTCAAGATTGGTGtgaaaatacaaaatgtatatgtgtgtgtgtgtgtcacacactCCCACCAAAAGGTTATTATACCTCCTTGACATTTACTTATTCATATTTAGCGTGTACGTGTGTCACAGGGAAGCAGTGCCCACCTCTGCAGTGTGATAAGACCGGTCTCCCTGTCCCGCACTCTCCTATTGGCTCCTGTCTATGGTTCTTTTCAGCTATTTCCTGGCAGCCAGGCTGCTATCTGATTGCTTATTCATGTCATGCTGCCTGACCATATCACATTATACTGAGCCCTGTGCATTTCAATCCAATCACCACTCCCTTTTGTGCTCTGCCTGTTCACATGGAAATCTCCTCAATAAAGGCCTGTTCACTTCTCATGGTCGCTGTAGAATGAGATGAATTCACTACTATACTGTAATACTAAGGTGTTTGTGGTTGTTAAATGATGATGTCACAGCTGATCGTGACATTAGGggggcatctcaatagtctaaagtggcctcctctcctctcctctctcctctcctctccctctcctctcctctcctctcctctcctctccattgaCCTAAAGAATGATACAGGTGTACATAACCAGTAGGGGAAGGAGAAGAGTAAGCAGCATCCAAGGGAAGTAGGATAAGCTTTCCCCTAGTCTCTTTCCTGTCAAATATTAAGGTTAACATTTGGGGAGGAATTCCGGAGTGTAATGTCCCTTTAAGCTCAAATTTGGGAGGAATTtgttgatcctagatctgtgcctatggGCAACTCCTTCCAGAGTGGAGCTGAGTGGGAGtagtaagctgatcctagatctgtgcattAGTACTAATGGTGACCTTCTTCACGTAGTTCTGGATGACATCCGGGTCGGGGGCCTGTTGACCCGCCACACACACGTCTGTCTCCAGGCGACGGCCCGCCCACTTCAGCTGGGTCTTCTctgaactggagagagagagatgaaagagggaTGAAGGAAGACATCAGCGGGCATTTAAGTTGcgaaccaaatggcaccctattccctatatagtgcactacttttggccagggctCATAGTGGTCCATAGGGctatgttcaaaagtagtgcactatgtagggaagaaAGGACTGATGAAGGAGTGAATAAAACTATGGATCATCATGTTTGTATGCTGGAGCCTAGTCATCTGTTGTGCTTCAGGGCAATTCTAACATGTTCAGACagcatctataacacatctatacCATGATCAGACAGCATTTATAACACATCTATACCATGATCAGACAGCATTTATAACACATCTATACCATGTTCAGACagcatctataacacatctataccatgatcagacagcatctataacacatctatacCATGATCAGACAGCATTAATAACATCTTCAGACagcatctataacacatctataccatgttcagacagcatctataacacatctatacCATGTTCAGACAGCATTAATAACATCTTCAGACagcatctataacacatctataccatgttcagacagcatctataacacatctatacatttacatttacatttttagtcatttagcagacgctcttatccagagcgacttacagttagtgattacatatttatttattttttatactggccccccgtgggaatctaacccacaaccctggcgttgcaaacgccatgctctatcaactgagctacatccctgccggccattccctcccctaccctagacgacgctgggccaattgtgcgccgcccatgagtctcccggtcgcggccggctgcgacagagcctggattcgaaccaggatctctagtggcacagttagcactgcgatgcagtgccttagaccactgcgccactcaggagtggttATAGATGCTGTTCAGACagcatctataacacatctataccatgttcagacagcatctataacacatctataccatgatcagacagcatctataacacatctataccatgttcagacagcatttataacacatctataccatgttcagacagcatctataacacatctatacCATGTTCAGACAGCATCTATAAAACATTTATACCATGTTCAGACAGCATTTATAACACATCTATACCATGTTCAGACagcatctataacacatctataccatgttcagacagcatctataacacatctataccatgttcagacagcatctataacacatctatacCATGTTCAGACAGCATTTATAACACATCTATACCATGTTCAGACAGCATTTATAACACATCTATACCATGTTCAGACAGCATCTATAAAACATTTATACCATGTTCAGACAGCATTTATAACACATCTATACCATGTTCAGACagcatctataacacatctataccatgttcagacagcatctataacacatctataccatgatcagacagcatctataacacatctataccatgttcagacagcatttataacacatctataccatgttcagacagcatttataacacatctataccatgttcagacagcatctataacacatctataccatgttcagacagcatctataacacatctataccatgttcagacagcatctataacacatctataccatgatcagacagcatctataacacatctataccatgttcagacagcatttataacacatctataccatgttcagacagcatctataacacatctatacCATGTTCAGACAGCATCTATAAAACATTTATACCATGTTCAGACAGCATTTATAACACATCTATACCATGTTCAGACagcatctataacacatctatacc contains:
- the rftn1a gene encoding raftlin, producing the protein MGCRLPKLRRAGEERSPGKIFSTLRRPQVETKVGVSYTYHFLDFLLGKEEVSVSSVLCLSSVRELPVQVRELYGQGFVLVAVHPFVHPCGPRPARIQRQLHRAILIRETHSSEKTQLKWAGRRLETDVCVAGQQAPDPDVIQNYVKKIQDAAEQGVLFVGFLQQPGGGPCFLGHMDPEDLSSLHSSPSPIHRHPASTTARCSEPTITELSPTDSTEPHQNLLEPEHDRNTELKTPEYKSVELRTIEQNPTDTSQVELDLSSTELVENTQVSTSVESTDREHIHSPVRIPSIEDQPNHCPIEPAEPPERLQSPSPIDPACDQQNHNHVPTELRGDQDQLQSCNPIETTCIERQQNESQADFIRTLLPNFSPAELTHGLGGPDADRQCQGDIKSPIPQTQNQRWIPEQFYSTDDLVRSPELDNADRGSESGAERGCNRGNGGTDGDLDEHQRSSRVPTHNNNNHIRVKSPDRDKRAVGSPPAQSRVQLFALYNHTGELSSSLRFYSLRVPLGLQREAGLVTEVDAHWLDHMTQHFTSGARLIDGFFHLGDDNDSGVSSVDSVFIFQSSSEETPPISYDAIVVEQWTIVDGVVVKTDYIPLLQSLAPYGWRLMCVLPTPIVKTNSDGSLSTKQILFLQRPALQRKRKDFKKLNLRGLNKAKKNSAGEMLKEERKNTSPVMERGMDGQKRNTEEEERECETEYQEDFPQGTEDGATDLNQEVEQENGKVPLARQEKAVRFADVNQKNDEVKSEEKITQQLSERALFSGVC